A genomic window from Glycine soja cultivar W05 chromosome 10, ASM419377v2, whole genome shotgun sequence includes:
- the LOC114369945 gene encoding kinesin-like protein KIN-12B, which yields MKRFMLPRNPLMDAVELPSSPSPTPTTSSTKPRPSSCKHKPSKENDTPSFITPSPAKLKSPLPSRPPSSNPLKRKLTAVDAVTNNSLPAPSDFGIKVVVNAEMVEYYDISNCYILRPWSMAIWEIMQVSFFFFLFFR from the exons ATGAAGCGCTTCATGCTCCCAAGAAACCCTCTCATGGACGCAGTAGAGCTTCCTTCTTCGCCAAGCCCAACCCCAACTACCAGCTCTACCAAACCCCGTCCCTCTTCTTGCAAACACAAACCCTCCAAAGAGAACGACACTCCCTCTTTCATTACTCCCTCCCCTGCCAAATTGAAGAGCCCCTTGCCCTCGAGACCCCCTTCTTCCAACCCTCTCAAGCGCAAGCTCACCGCCGTCGATGCCGTAACCAACAATTCCCTCCCTGCACCCTCCGATTTCGGCATCAAG GTTGTTGTTAATGCGGAAATGGTTGAGTACTATGATATTTCCAATTGCTATATTCTGAGGCCTTGGTCAATGGCAATATGGGAGATCATGCAAGttagtttcttcttctttttattttttagataa